A DNA window from Castanea sativa cultivar Marrone di Chiusa Pesio chromosome 7, ASM4071231v1 contains the following coding sequences:
- the LOC142643269 gene encoding HVA22-like protein k: MALPSQVGLGLLLCPLGSNIIVRTASCSIGIALPVYKTFKAIEEKDQDEQQRWLLYWAAYGSFSLAEVFADKLLSWFPLYHHVKFAFLVWLQLPSANGAKNLYMSHLRPFLLKHQAILDQIVDFIYSQLSKFVSAHQAKIQFAKTISLEILTSAYQFVRGMMHPMQKQPNPNAAIEGPLRRIEELESDKED, from the exons GTTGGCTTGGGATTGCTTCTCTGCCCACTTGGATCCAATATCATTGTCCGGACAGCGAG TTGTTCTATTGGGATTGCTTTACCTGTTTACAAAACATTTAAAGCTATAGAGGAGAAAGATCAAGATGAGCAACAACGGTGGCTTCTCTACTGGGCAG CTTATGGATCTTTTAGTCTCGCAGAGGTGTTTGCAGATAAACTTCTCTCTTG GTTTCCACTCTACCACCATGTGAAGTTTGCATTTCTTGTTTGGCTACAGCTTCCATCTGCCAAT GGAGcaaaaaatttgtatatgaGCCATCTTCGTCCATTCCTGCTGAAGCACCAAGCTATACTTGatcaaattgtggattttatATACAGTCAATTG AGTAAATTTGTCAGCGCACACCAAGCAAAAATCCAGTTTGCAAAGACAATTTCTTTGGAGATTTTGACATCAG CATACCAATTTGTCAGGGGCATGATGCACCCAATGCAAAAGCAACCAAATCCAAATGCAGCGATTGAAGGCCCACTGAGACGAATTGAGGAGCTAGAGTCTGATAAGGAggattga